The following DNA comes from Hypomesus transpacificus isolate Combined female chromosome 5, fHypTra1, whole genome shotgun sequence.
GTCGTGAATTGAGTGGTAGCTATATTATCCATACAAATCATAAGGAGATCATTCATCAACAAAGTCAGGCGGATAGCCATCAGAAAGGCACAGAGCTATTCAACCAGCACAGACTTCCTGTGTTCATCAGATCAGTCAGAAcagggaggaaagaaggaggttTGGTCGATTTACGGCGCTGGAATCTGTGATTCCTATCAAACTCTGAACACCAGCAAAACACAGAAGtcatattcaaattcatatAATATTACAAAACCTAAGTGTGCTCACACTGAGTGATAATAGGCCTAGAGATTCTGCGTAAACGAGACACAAAATGAGAGTTTGTTTTAGGAACTTCTCTATCTGTAACTATCCCACTATTTGTACAGTGTatttttccattacattgagaCTCGGGTCGTTCACATGCTTGAGAGAAAACAACAGGTTTAataagcccccccacccccgacgTGTAAGAAGGGGGGCTGTTCCATGGTTAAATCCATGTGGACCGCAGGGTGGGCCTCATCTCCTCGCCTCTCACAGCATTCGTTGGCAGCGCAGGAACATGGGAAAGTGCAGCACGTGGAGTATTTGCGTAATCCAGCACACGTCTGTGTTGGATTAAGATGGAAGGCCGTAGAGATGCCCGCCTTTTTCTCACGTTAAGGGACATCAGTTTTGACCTCTGCATCTGGAAGTTAATGGACCAATCAAGGGCTGGCTGTCCAGTGGTGATCGGGGCGAACAGTGTTTCCTTTCAAAACAGCGACAGTTCAAGGTCACGTTGACTACTCCTCAAGCAAAGAAAAGCAAACCTCGTTGTCTCAAATAGTTGTGTGTTGAATCCTCGTTCAGCTAGGAGAGTTGAAAACGTTTCCAAATCTAAAGGCCTGTTAAGTGATTAAGTATCTTTTGCTTTGTTTGAAAAATGCTATGTGCCCAGAATAACTGGAAAACATCTCCAAATGTACTTTTGATAAAGATGACAAATAGGATTCAATCCTGGTTTACAAATCCTAGCATTTGGAACAAAATGATGCAGTCTGGATGTGTGGTTGTGAAAATATGATTTGGTCTGATTCATTGAACTGCAATGAGTACAGTAAGGCTTCCAACAAGAGAATTACTTAGTCACAAAGACCATTCCTGTCAGAACCTCTTCTCATCGAGCAAGTCAGTAACACAAATATTTAGTGTAGATATGTCCAAACAGAACCAGTCAGAAAGATACATTTCACAGCTCCCTTAATTAACTGAAGCAGTTCAGTGTAGCAGCTAAGAAAAGCACCCACAGCACCCAGAAGTGAACAGCTGCACTATCTCCCTCATTATGAAAGTGACTGATAGGCACATGGAAAACACAGTGTATCTATACTGACACACTCCAGGACTCGTAGAAGAGCAATCCTCACTCACCCCTTCCTTTTAACACGACTACCCAAAACCTTATTACATCCCCATTTTTGTGACTGTTTACATTTCGTAGGACAATCTTTCAAACAATTAAATGTCATGGAATTACTACAGCAGTTGTTCCATACGGTGACTTGGGAAACTGGGCcctgagaaaaaagagaaattgACTGTGGGATCAGAAAAGACACAGGATGCAAATATGGGGGAGCAAGAGCCTTGGGGACGATAAAACCGTGACACGAGGTCAAAGGGGAGAAAATGTCTTCACTCTGAGTACTGTGAACTCCAGAAGCAGTACAGACAGGGGGGAAAGAATGTCCTGTTAGTACAGCCATCAGGATAAACCAGTTACAAGCTATGTTTAGACACTGTACGTAAGGCCCACTTCCTGGTTCCTCTGTCAGCGTTCGGGTAGTGTAGTAGAGGACAGGATGATcagacagtcacatgaccaggagACAGGGGGATTGGTGGACAGGCTTGGGAAAATACTGTGATGGAGAATCATTGCATCAACATGACACATGAGGGCAGGACTCTGACACACCCCAAGCACTGGGGGTGGTTGGGTGTCGTGGTTAGAGCATTTTCCATAAGATATACAGATCAGTATACAGTACATCACTTTgggtaaaagcatctgctaaattactaaattatTGTGAAATATAGTTATGAAGTATGTTGTTTGGATTCCATCCGTCAGTTTGTTGTACCATAGGGTTAGGTGGATTTATATGAAGGTAAAGGAGTAATGTTTCCAAATGACAGATTTCAAATTGAAGGATAGGATCTCTAAAGGGTATGGAGTGGCATATCCCTGCTGCTAAAGGCTGCAGGCTGGTGCGCCTCAGCTTCATGAAATCAAGGTGTTAGCGCCCCCTAGTGTTGACTGCCAAACACAAACTCCTTAACGTCCAGAACATACACCCTTGACAAACGTCACATTCCATGATACACTCCAAAACCTTTAAATCAATTTGTGCTTGAAAACAAAACTGTGAGATAGGAATTGGGACCAACTGAGATAGGGCTTAGGACAAACTGTGAGATAGGGCTTAGGACCAACTGTGAACCAAGTAGTTCTGCTGTCGAGTGATCGTATTCTGCCTTGAGCTCAAGACACAATTCCATGCTAACATAAATATAGCTGCTTTGCAGAAGGTCAATCTCAGACACATCGTTAATCTTCTCTTGAATTACTCCCAGTAGTCTGATATGCTGGACCATTTGGTACAATGTGTAAATAAGAAAGGCAAATAaatcaatattttttatttatttttgaagcTTTTTGGCAATTTTGTTGCACCAAAGAATGCACAAATCGACAGCATTATCCTAACGTTCAACATCTTGCGGAAATAGTGAAAGAAAATCTAATAAACGTTGGGGTGAAATTTCCAGTGATTGTTTTGTACATAAAACAGATACAAGAACCTACAAAatactgagaaaaaaaaaatcataaattGATGATGAACATTAAAAAGGTGATAGAATTACATGTAGGATTTGTCCATTTGGCGTCACGCACCAGATTGAACCTCTAGTGTTTACTGTGGACCCCTCCTGTTCACCGTTGCATCTTCAAGTGGCCGTGCAAAGCAGGAGTTTGTTAGGGAGTGTTTAACAGCATGATACAAGCACACCAACATGCCTTTCCCCACGTTAGATATTCCTCAAAATGACAAAGTGCCCTCAGGTCAATAATTAAATAACTTGAAATGTGTGTAAAAAGAGCTCACAGCATGCCTTATCTATAATGTATACTTGCATAGACACCCTCAACTGATATTACACAAAGTGGGAGAAAATGTGTAACTGAAAATGTTGTTAAATGAGAATACAACTAGCATGAATactttaaatgtaatgtaatgtaatgttatgAGCCAGTTCTATTGAACTTATTTTTTGTTCACAGTATAAAGAGAAACCGGCTGGTGTTTCCTGGATTGCAGACCATGCTCTGCTCCTTATTCCCTGTGTATGTAAACTGAAAGACCTTCAACTAAGTAACAGATGGCTTCTGTTCAGGTAAGAATTGACATAACTGTTCCTTATCACTGAGGTAAGATAATAGGCACCTTTTAAACCTGGAAAGCAGACTATCACATTAAGGATCCCATTTATGCAACTATCCCTTATACTTCCCACCCTTctaccacccccctcctcctccttcctctcttcacccccccccccccccctccccctctcctccccctcctccttcctctcttcaaaccctctcctccccctctcctcctctttagcCTCGTGTGCTGTACAGGTCAGCATCCTCGGGGTGTCCCTGACCGTGGTCCACCAGTTTGGGGTCAGGCACAAATCGTGGTTTCactggaacacaaacaaaccaaacattCACTGAGAAGTGTGAGCAAAGGTGTGTCACTACAGATCTGATTGTGAGTCTAATAGACAGACAGAATCTTGTTAGTTTGCAGATTAAACTCACCAACACTGTCCTCGTTGACCACAACTTCTACAATCTCAGGAGCAACCAGCTCctcaggagcagaggggagaacTTCCTCTACAGCAGGAGTAGCCTCTACAGGGGCGGCCTCTACAGGAGCAGCCTCTACAGGGGCAGCCTCTACAGCAGGAGCAGCCTCTACAGCAGGAGCAGCCTCTACAGGAGCTGCCTCTACAGGGGCGGCCTCTACAGGGGCAGCCTCTTCTACTGGGGCGGCCTCTTCAACTGGGGCAGCAGCCTCTTCAACTGGGGCAGCAGCCTCTTCAACTGGGGCAGCAGCCTCTACAACTGGGGCAGCCTCTTCAACTGGGGCAGCCTCTTCAACTGGGGCAGCCTCTTCAACTGGGGCAGCCTCTACAACTGGGGCAGCCTCAACAACTGGGGCAGCAGCCTCTACAGGGACGGCCTCTTCTACAGGGGCAGCAGCCTCTTCAACTGGGGCAGCAGCCTCTACAGGGACGGCCTCTTCTACAGGGGCAGCAGCCTCTTCAACTGGGGCAGCAGCCTCTACAGGGACGGCCTCTTCTACAGGGGCAGCAGCCTCTTCAACTGGGGCAGCAGCCTCTACTGGGTCAGCAGCCTCTACAGGGACGGCCTCTTCTACAGGGGTGGCCTCTTCTACTGGGGCAGCAGCCTCTTCAACTGGGGCAGCAGCCTCTACTGGGGCAGCAGCCTCTACAGGGACAGCCTCTTCTACAGGGGTGGCCTCTTCTACTGGGGCAGCAGCCTCTTCAACTGGGGCAGCAGCCTCTACTGGGGCAGCAGCCTCTTCAACTGGGGCAGCAGCCTCTACAGGGACGGCCTCTTCTACAGGGGCAGCAGCCTCTTCAACTGGGGCAGCAGCCTCTACTGGAGCAGGAGCCTCTTCTGGAGCAGGAGCCTCTACTGGGGCAGCCTCTTCAACTGGGGCAGCAGCCTCTACTGGGGCAGCAGCCTCTTCTGGAGCAGGAGCCTCTATAAGGGTAGCCTCTTCTACAGGGAAAACCTCTACTGGAACAGCCTCTACTGGCGCAGCCTCTACTGGGGCAGCCTCTACTGGGGCAGCCTCTTCTACTGTAGCAGCCTCTTCAACTGGGGAAGCAGCCTCTACTGGGGCAGCCTCTTCTACAGGGGCAGCAGCCTCTACTGGGGCTGCCTCTTCTACAGGGGCAACCTCTACTGGAACAGCCTCTACTGGAACAGCCTCTGCTGGCGCAGCCTCTACTGGGGCAGCCTCTACTGGGGCAGCCTCTACAGGGGCAGCAGGCACAAGGCCAGTCTCAGGGGCTAGGCATGGCTCAGGTTCAACTTGAGATATCTCAAGGGCGGGGCTAGCCTCTGTCTGGGGCTCAGGGGCGGGGGCAGCCTCCCCCAGGGGGGCCGGGGCAGAGCTGGgctcagaggaggggaggtcgTCCACAGCAGGCGAAGCTGCTTCAGTCGATCCAGCCCCAGGGAGAGGCTTGGCAGGCGGCCCTTCTGGTTCAGAAACTGGAACTGGTGAAGCTTGCTGGTTTTAAACGAGGGGGAGACAGATGAATATACCATACTGTTGAAgtataataaatacaaatattatgaCTGTAATCATATCCTTAACATCCCTGTGAGATATATGTCATTGTGCATACTTTCCACATTGAAATCTCCTATAGTCTCTCGTTTCTACAGCACTTTCTAAACAGCATCTGGTGTGGGTCGTACCTCCAGACTGACAGCCGGCTCTTTGGGTTTGGATTTAAATACCGACGCCACTGATGAGGTGGTCCACTGGCTGGCGGAGTAAATCTTTGTTCCAGTGACCTgcagcagagacacacagacttcAGACGCGACCGTCTGGTCTTGTGTGGTTCATGTGTGACAAACGTGTTACCTCACCTTTAAGATGCCCACGGTTTGAGTGGGGTAGCAAACTGCAGTCCCTAAAGTGGTCATTCCCAGGGGAACACCTATTCTCTTGAGATGGGACCCTGTATAggacatgaagaaaaaaagtcCACTCAATTCAAACTAAGGTAAAGACTAATGTCCGATCTCACAACAAGCAGGATGTCCATACCCAGTTTATCACCAGTTAAAgtacaaataaaatatttcTTGTCAACATTAAGTCACTTGTTACCTTTCCTTGCCAGGATTAGCCCAGCGAGGCCAGAGACTCCGATCACACCGACCCTGGGGAGGAAACCAGGAGGGGGGTTTCTAAGGAAGTGATAGGTATCTAGGGAGAAGATGACATAAACAGGAAAGGTTGTTGGagatgtcaggtggctgagcggtgagggagtcgggctagtaatctaaaggtcgccagttcgattcccagccacaccatgacgttgtgtccttgggcaaggcacttcaccctatttgcctcggggggaatgtccctgtacttactgtaagtcgctctggataagagcgtctgctaaatgactaaatgtaacttaaTGTCATGACACTCTATTTTGACTAAAACTCCCAAAGTCCTCTGCTCACCTTGTCCAGAGCGATACACTGACACAACCCCAGTCTTGGCAGAGGCGTATGCACcctacaaacaaaaacaacaaaacggTTCAAGTGAATGTTTAGAGACGGGCCATTGGAACAGAACCCTAACCCCCCGTGTATTAATACTCCAGAGCaggggttcccaaccctggtcctcaagtaccccctgtcctgcatgttttacatGGTTCCATGCTCCAAACACACCCGAGTGTAATGAAAGGTCGTTATCAGGCTGAGGAACAGGATCAGTAACCCCTGCTTAGCACTAACCACACAAACATCCTTCTCAAGGCCCGAATCACACTCAGCATGCTGTTGATGTCAGTGTAAACAGAGTAACTTGTACCTTCACTCCTCTGACGTAGGGCTGCAGCCCCACCCGCACCACACCCAGGCCTCTCTGGAGCaaccctggctcctcctccacgtAGCGCATGGCCGGGGGGTCTGGGGCGTATATCGACAGCTGAGGACAAACAAGTGTGAAGAGGCGTCACCTCCTGATGCAACAAAGTAACAGGTGTAGTGGCATCTCTTGTCTGCCTGTGACTGGGATTAGAACTCGGTACTTCGTGACCACCACCTTTATAAACGCTGCTTCAATCAACCACCACACCAAAAAGTTAGCTATTCAACCGCGCGGGTGGGCGGTTTTTATACCATTTATAACTCGTTTACACCATTTATAACTCGTTTACACCTGCACAGATAAAACCTCCTATCTTAACAGACAGGGATGTGCTATTAGCAAGAACAAGCAAAATATAGCTATGTGTCTTCACGCTGCATGGCTAACACTTGGTTACCTCTCTCGGTGAGAGCAGCTGTGTTCGCTCTTCATTCATGGCGTAGACGCGGATCGAGGCTAGTCCCAGCACGGCCGGTACCGCCGCCAACTTCACCACctgtacacagacacatcctGTTCAGACACCTACACACGCATGCAACCTGCTTATgaataaaacatgtattttgaaGATaactttgtattttctgtagATCATATGATCTTAGTGGTAATATCATTCTTAAAGTAAACTGTCACCTCTTGGCCACTTGATAAAGTGATTTTAATTTGGTCCTGCAGTATATGTGACCCAGAATTATGCTCTATTATATTTGAACATGCTACAATATACTTATGACATATACATGTATTACATAGCATTTAATACATGTGTATGTCAGATAATACATAGAATGACAATCCTTATcatatcatatacacacacgtgcatttgCTTTAACGCTTTTACACCCTACTTTCCCTTATTTGACCTTGTTATATACAGCTCGTGATAATTGATCGATTAAACCCATGCAGTATATCGTCTTAAAAGGGACAGATTACAGAGGTCACCTTAATCCTAACAAGGAAATAATCACGGATGTGAATCTGTTCTCCAAATCCTTAAGGCGAGCAAATGTTGTGGAGATAAGTAGCTCACCATGTCATGGATTCAGTTTAATTACAGAACAACATGttctaaaagggggcgtggagACAATGGTATTGTATTCGCACGTTAATcgacaaatattacaaaaaatgtTAGGCAACATCGAAGAAGACACAATAGTTCATGTCATGTTATTCGCTTTCAATCTACACTGAGCGAAACGTGGTTGAAATTCACGTTATTTAAGATAGGAGAAACTTACTGTAGCAGCCATGATGGTTACtcccccctccgtctctctacCGGTAGTAGCGAAGGACTAACTTCAAAAAGCGTTGCACATTCAGTTCGTTGCAGGATTCGTTCGACTTACATGTATTCTTGATTATGATCTAAATAAATTCGATCTAAATAATTAAATTCGGTTATGTCTAACATGAAACTCTACGTTTTCTTTCTTTACATTTGCTttgacaataaaaaaaagatgaccCATGTTGTTATGCAGTAATTCATTTATTGGTTTTACAACTTGAGTTTACAACCTCGCACTGTATATATTTCTGAAAACAAAAGGCTACTTTCAATTCATAGGaagaataaatgtatttatcttTCTCGATAACACTTGTAATaatatactttcaaaaaagagCAATATGTTCCTTTTTTTAATGTTGCAGTGCAACTTACATCTTAGCTACACACCGACAGTGTGCTATGAGGCGCACACCTCAATGACACAGTGGAACCCTGGACAGCTTAGACTGAATTCGTGTTCAATGTTTCATAACATTGTGAGAACAATTACATTCCGAATAGCCTAAATGAAATACATTCTACAATACATGTACTGCTAGTCGTAAAATCTTGAAAATTGAGAGCAACAACTTGAGAGTAACAATTGTGGACACTTTGGAACTGTTATGGTAGCCAACAAGTGTCTCAAGACAAGTAATTAAACATTAAGGGTGAACCTCATAATACTGTACATGTTGTAGTATAATGTTCTACTGTATCAAGGGTTCAGACAACAAAAAGGCCTTTCAGGTGTCAGGACAGTCACTGCTCGATGGTAGTTCTGGTTAAAGCAATGTCCTGCCAAGAGTAAGGATACAAATATTAAGCGGCACAAAGGAGAACATTTTAAAGACAAGTTTATACCGTTACAAGGGAGCAAATGTCTAAAAAGAAACAATCCAGTTTGTCAGTCTGCAAAGGGAGGGTTAGTAAGGAGGTCATCACTTGTTTTGCGCAGAATGCAAACATATTGAAGTCCAACTTCCAAAACTCCCAAACAAATTCCCAGATAAATAATTGAAGCCGACTGTTTCAGGAAAACCCTTGAAAACAAGCCCATACATTCACATTGGAAGTACACAAAGATACGGAAAACTGAAGACGTGAGCAAATAAGTGAACCTGAATCAATCCCTAAGATCAGGAGGTAACGCTGGAACAGCTGGAGCCAAAACAGGCATTCAGAAAACGCAATGCTTTTTGAATTTTATCTTATTTTTCTAAGAAAAATATAAGTAAAAAGATTCTGTGCAGACAGAATCTAAAGATTGCATTCACAAGTATATAGTTCACAGTTTTAAATAGAGGGTGCTGCTATGCAAACataattcatattttttttacatatttatttatcaacCCCAATGGCACATGTACATGTTAACTATCATGCAGCTGTTGAATTTCAAAAATAAATCTCACCAAATCTTCAATGTCGATGGATAAAATCATTGTAACCGACAGAGACATATCAATAATGTAGTTTTACTAAATAATACCTGTGGAGGTGTACTGTAAACTACATCGTTTgactaaaataaaatgtacataaaaaatatacatattgaACTGTACATGTTAAACATGCAACATTCAAACATTCAACAAAAATGCATTATAAAACCCTACCAAGCTTTGCAAGCTGAAGTCCAAACCAAGCAAaactctgtcccagcctcagtgTTCCCTACACACATGATAACACAGACTAGACACTTAGACACTCTTCTCTGAGTCGCACAGTATCTGGCCCTGCAGGAATGTGCATTGTTGTAAGAATGATGTTCATGGCCTGTTGCTACATACCACCCTTGTCAAGCAGCATTAAAGGGAGAAATGAAAACCCTAACAGAGAGAAAGCGTCTTTCCTTCCGAGCAAGGAATGAAACTACCGTAGACACAATCAAACAAGGAGAAACACACTGCGAAAAAAGCCCCAAACTGTTTGCATCGTTGTGTCAGTTAGTCCTCTTTCCATCTATCATTTGtttgcatttttattttaattttttcttAAAGAAGAATGCTAGTTTCTCTTCAGGCATGCAGAATTGAAGCTCTTCCCATGTACCTTATGTACACTATGACTCTGTCTGTCCACATCGAACAGTGATTGGCTTGTTATATTATCTGCTGTTAGCAGTGAGGGGAGGCCCTGGCTGAACAGACatctgagagggaggaggagagggaggaggaggaggagagagagggggagggatgaggagagagaaggaggaggagtagaggaggagagaaagggggggagggagggggagagagagggagggaggaggaggaggagagggtcaggacTGGAGCTCCTCAGTCTCAAACGTGAGTCTCgatgaaggagtgtgtgtgcgtcatgacagggggggagaggggggagaggtccGAGGGCTGCAGATGAGGCTCTGCTGGGGTCGAGCTGAACTCGCAGATGTCCAAGAACAGCTCCTGGTGCAGCTGCTTCCAGTCCTGGAACATCTGGGACGTCAAAGCGGGGTTATCCAGAACCTGGCTGATGACGGCCAGGTCACCCTCTTTGGCCTGCAGGAAACAAGGCATGATCATTGAGGCTCAAACCATGTGTCACTTTCTAACCACAGTCACCCGTCAACGGACCAACCAATAAGATGTCAAGTTCTGGTCACGTGATCGAGGGGTCTTATGTTATGAAAATCCGTATCGGACTGGGTATGAAATCGGAATATTTTGCATTTTCATTCGTCAGACTCGAGTCTGCAAAGGCTTTCAGGAAAGTCCAGAGGAAGACGTCACCTTCAGCGTGCTGCGCAGGGCTCGTACGCGGTGCAGCCTGTCGTTAATGACGGGGTCGTTGCATCGCTTGACGAAGGAGGAACGGAACTCCTGCTTGGTGGAGGGTCTCTGGTGACCCAGGGGGGACAGGCTGGCCTGCTCTATGGAGCGGTACAACTCCTGGTAACCGTCCACCTGGTCGTGACATCCACGCTCTCTGGACCGGGAATCTGGAGGGAAAAGACCAACATACCAACGTGGAATCGGATCATTGCAACTCAGGGAGTCGTTTCTATCCTCCCTTGGCTGTGAACTCGCCAGGAAGCAGGTGTCGAGGCTGTAAGGAACACAAGGTGAAGCTGGGGATGACGCGCTGTAAGAAGCAGGGGAAGAGGGCTTTGGAACCTACCGGCCTTCCCGTGGGGTTTCCTGCCGTTGTGCTTCCTAACAGGCACCTcgtcatcctccctcctctcccccgggGGTACCGCGGGCCTCAGCCCCTGGCTGTCGGCAGCCTCCCTGTTCCTGGGGAGGCTCTGGCTgcgctgcttgtgtgtgtggccctgcAGGCCCCggcccagctcctccaggtccaCCAGGGGGAAGGGCCCGTCCCTGTCAGGGCAGCGGTGTCTCTGGGCCGGCAGGGTGGCCTGGCGCCGGCGCTCTGGGGACATGAGCAGCTGGCCCAGGCCCATGTAGCCGCTGCCGTAGCCGGCGTCGCTGTCGCCCGGGACAGTCTGGAGGAAGTGGAGCCCAGAGCTGGTGAGGGGCGTCTCGATCAGGTCCTGCCAGGACCGACGCTCCCGGTGGGAGGAGTGGTAGGAGGAGGCGTGGGCGCTGCCGGGCACGTCCGGACGGGAGTCCTCGGCTGAAGAGTGGGAGTAGGTGGACTCACTGGAGAAGTGACGCTCAGGGAAGGGACTGGAGGAGTTCAcctagggagaggaggagagggggagggggaggaggagagggggagggggggaagcagaggaggagagggggagggggaggggaggagagggggaggtgaggtgtggatgtggtgaatgtttctctgtgtgacgttagcagggctgccaacttttcaaaaaaaccttggagtgagatttggttCGGGCCAACCAACATTTTGCTGCGTACACAGCCCCCCGAGACAACATTTCACGTGTGTCTTACCCCTATGCTGCTTCAATCCGtgtgcctgcgcctcgtccattactgtttacaaGGCGTTGCCTTCTCAGCGTGACAAAATACAAGGTGTGgggtgagagcgtgtgtgaacTCAGATGatgtgagtcagatggctgtgcggtgagggagtcgggctagtaatcagaaggttgccggatcgattccccgccctgccaaaaaatgacgttgtgtccttgggcaaggcacttcaccctacttgcctcggggggaatgtccctgtacttactgtaagtcgctctggataagagcgtctgctaaatgacaaaaaacttaaaatgtaaatgtaaaatgaactggttgaaatgcatgtctcacggccaatgctgCGTAGGAGCTGCCAGCCCTGGGttagtgtgtggatgtggtgaaCATGCACATTTGAGCAGCAGGACCCGACTTACAGAAGGGGGGCGGTGGTAGGTGTCAAACTGCGAGGACATGGCCTCCTGTTTCAGGGTCATGGAGCCGTCCATCTCATCCTGGTCGCTCTCACTCCAGCAGTCTGACAGGACAcagcccaccacacacactcaacaagcTACTCCACATCGTTCACAGTGGACTTCTCATCCTCTCAGGAAGTCTTGATTTGCAAGAAAACAGAGTTGGAGACGTGCTGTGTGTCATCGAACGTAAACTCAGACCCCCTCACCTTCGTCTGGACGAGGAACCTTGTCATCAGGGGTGTAGCCGATGGCTGCCAGCCCCAGCCGGTTCATccacctgggaggaggagaggagagaggggacaggtgaCCTCAGGTGAAGAGGACTAACCGTCCACCACACAGCTGTTTAAGAACGGGCTTTCCTGAGTGGGAATCCTCCCAGAAATGATCCACGGTTTGGACGTCATGCGAGGGATAGAAAAACCAAGGCTGAAGGGAAGTTTTCCTCACCTGTTCATCTCCTCCAGACAGTCTGTGGCAAAAAAGAAACTCTTGATTTTGGGATGACAGGCTTTGAATGCACTGTGAGGGGAAGCAGAACAAAAACATCATTGTGTTACTACGGGAGACGTCTTGTTACTACGGGAGACATCCTGTTACTAAGGGAGACATCTTCAGCATCCCTGAGCTAGTTGGTATGTGTGTAGCAGAAGACGTGAAGCCTGGCCTAGTCTGCTCTGGTCCCTGCTCTggtccctgctctgctctggtccctgctctgctctggtacCTGCTCTGGTACCTGCTCTGGTCCCTGCTCTGGTCCCTGCTATGGTCCCTGCTCTGGTCCCTGCTCTGGTCCCTGCTCTGGTCCCTGCTCTGGTCCCTACTCAAGCCTCTCAGATGCAAACAGACATGCGCTCCCTCTGTCATGTAGTCGTGTAAGTACACAAGTGTTGTCTGTTCGCGCTCTCTCGAGACCTCCATGGCTTCCACAACATCCCCGTACAGCAGAAAGGTTTTCCTGTCtgaagctgtgtttgttttgtctttcaGCATATTGCGTAATATTTTCTTGCATAATCCCAAGAGATCTTACTGTTTTCTCCGGCATTCGATGGCCCGGTCTATCCGGAACTCTGGCAGGCTGATGAATCCTTCAGCCTTCTCATCCTGGGTAGCgtgggaagacagagaggaggtcgGAATTATCTTTATTGAGGTTTGTATCATAGACATAATTATAAAATCACACATCATACAATATCTTATTACTGAGTGCAGAAGGAACAGCATCAAGAAGCACTTCCTCAAATGGCACTTTGCTTGGAA
Coding sequences within:
- the LOC124468155 gene encoding fibrous sheath CABYR-binding protein-like isoform X3, producing MAATVVKLAAVPAVLGLASIRVYAMNEERTQLLSPRELSIYAPDPPAMRYVEEEPGLLQRGLGVVRVGLQPYVRGVKGAYASAKTGVVSVYRSGQDTYHFLRNPPPGFLPRVGVIGVSGLAGLILARKGSHLKRIGVPLGMTTLGTAVCYPTQTVGILKVTGTKIYSASQWTTSSVASVFKSKPKEPAVSLEQASPVPVSEPEGPPAKPLPGAGSTEAASPAVDDLPSSEPSSAPAPLGEAAPAPEPQTEASPALEISQVEPEPCLAPETGLVPAAPVEAAPVEAAPVEAAPAEAVPVEAVPVEVAPVEEAAPVEAAAPVEEAAPVEAASPVEEAATVEEAAPVEAAPVEAAPVEAVPVEVFPVEEATLIEAPAPEEAAAPVEAAAPVEEAAPVEAPAPEEAPAPVEAAAPVEEAAAPVEEAVPVEAAAPVEEAAAPVEAAAPVEEAAAPVEEATPVEEAVPVEAADPVEAAAPVEEAAAPVEEAVPVEAAAPVEEAAAPVEEAVPVEAAAPVEEAAAPVEEAVPVEAAAPVVEAAPVVEAAPVEEAAPVEEAAPVEEAAPVVEAAAPVEEAAAPVEEAAAPVEEAAPVEEAAPVEAAPVEAAPVEAAPAVEAAPAVEAAPVEAAPVEAAPVEATPAVEEVLPSAPEELVAPEIVEVVVNEDSVVKPRFVPDPKLVDHGQGHPEDADLYSTRG
- the LOC124468155 gene encoding fibrous sheath CABYR-binding protein-like isoform X5; the encoded protein is MAATVVKLAAVPAVLGLASIRVYAMNEERTQLLSPRELSIYAPDPPAMRYVEEEPGLLQRGLGVVRVGLQPYVRGVKGAYASAKTGVVSVYRSGQDTYHFLRNPPPGFLPRVGVIGVSGLAGLILARKGSHLKRIGVPLGMTTLGTAVCYPTQTVGILKVTGTKIYSASQWTTSSVASVFKSKPKEPAVSLEQASPVPVSEPEGPPAKPLPGAGSTEAASPAVDDLPSSEPSSAPAPLGEAAPAPEPQTEASPALEISQVEPEPCLAPETGLVPAAPVEAAPVEAAPVEAAPAEAVPVEAVPVEVAPVEEAAPVEAAAPVEEAAPVEAASPVEEAATVEEAAPVEAAPVEAAPVEAVPVEVFPVEEATLIEAPAPEEAAAPVEAAAPVEEAAPVEAPAPEEAPAPVEAAAPVEEAAAPVEEAVPVEAAAPVEEAAAPVEEAVPVEAAAPVEEAAAPVEEAVPVEAAAPVEEAAAPVEEAVPVEAAAPVVEAAPVVEAAPVEEAAPVEEAAPVEEAAPVVEAAAPVEEAAAPVEEAAAPVEEAAPVEEAAPVEAAPVEAAPVEAAPAVEAAPAVEAAPVEAAPVEAAPVEATPAVEEVLPSAPEELVAPEIVEVVVNEDSVVKPRFVPDPKLVDHGQGHPEDADLYSTRG